A region of the Silene latifolia isolate original U9 population chromosome 9, ASM4854445v1, whole genome shotgun sequence genome:
GGCGGATTGATTACTTTCCTTGACCCTGATGAAGATGTCGACACAGTCGAAGATCCAGGCAACGACCCTTTCGTGGTTTTGGTCAGTGCAATGATTGGGGAAATTTCAAAGTGGAAAGGATATTGGTTGATTCTGGAAGCGCCGTAGAAGTACTTACATATGCTGGTTTCTTAGGCATGAAATTCACAGACAAAGCTTTGAATTAAGTCTTTTAAGGTAAGGCTTGCTCCCTAGTCCCCACATGCCCAATCTACGGATTTTCTAATCAACCAATCCATACCTGTTAAAGGTTAAATTATTTTACCCATGGTGTTAGGAAATGGACAACACAAGTATAGGTGATAGTGAAATTCCTCGTGGTTGACCAACTGCCCGCTTATAATTTGATTTTTGGACATCCCTTTATCATCATATAATGTAAAAAATCTAAGTTACAAATTTAGGTGAGATAAATTAAatggaagagagagaaaaaatttgtgaaaaatgGGTAAAGAAAGAAGATGAAGAATGGAGAAGGAATAAAAAAGGGTTAAAAAAAGAAGATGAAGGCTGGAAGGAGATGAAGATTAATGAAGGGGAAAATAAGTGGGGcactgaaaaaaaaaatacctGCTATGATAAGTTAAAAAAACAACCAATTATGTTCAAAGTGACAGGGGGTCTTTGTTGgttttattggtagttaaaataaaGTTTGGAGTATTTTAAGCAGCACACTCATAGTTCAGAGTATTCCTATCAATTAATCCTTAGAAATATATGTATGAAAACGGAAAAACATGTGATGTAAAGCGTCCACCGACTATCTTTGCATCGtttggtgactccgaacatctttgcATCGTGTCGAGACCTTCACCGAGACGAAAACGTCCAATCTAAAgcgatccgatcgaaagcatttttacgtcaccaAACGTGGCTTTCAGACCGCCGCATGTCTGCAGGTCGGCGCGCaagtggcccatgtccacagctaTAATGGACACGAGCAACAAATTTAGGCCCGTCGAACAATTATTTTATGTTTAGGCCCGTCCCCGTCCAACCCAAGCTCTCACTTAATCACCTCTAACTCAACTactaaaacaaataaacaatTAAGACTAATCCTAAGACTCTAACTTACTAAGCacaacctaacgccatccccggcaacgacacCATTTTGATATAGGTTTTTAGTCGCCTCACCTATAGTCAAACAAGATTTGTAACTCGACTAATGTGTAGTTAGTGCGTGGTCGAGGTCAAACACGAAGATGGTGGGGGTGTATGCTAGGGTAGTAAAGTATAAGTTTAGTCTAAGAAGTAAATAAGATTGATTTATTCTAAACTAATATGTGAACTAGACGCAAATTGAACTAGAGTAAAGGTGTTTTAATCAATTAAAGAGAAATTAGGGTAGTCGGGTTCACCAAAGTGGTGCCGGTCAATTTAAGTCGAGATTAGCTAGGGATTTTGGTTATGAGTTGGTCCTTAGCTTTAGACTAGCCAAGTCTTCACTTAAACTAACCCAAGTCCTAATGTTCATGCAAGGTCTAGTCACAAGTAAAGGTTTTTCACCAAGACAAGTAAACAAGGTAATGAACATTTCATATGCATGAATGAGAAGACAAATTACACAATAATTTCTCCAACTTTAATCACCCTAACAAGCCCACTAAGGACCCCCTTAAACCCTAGAGTAATACTACTCACTCATATCTCTACTAACACAAGCAAACATGTTGATAATTAAAGCAAAGGTGAAGGAAAATATGCTATTCAGTAATTTGTTCAACTAATTGCAATAATAATGAAACTAAAATGAAATTAAAGCAAGACAAGAGAAGAAAATTATACCAGCATCAACAAAGGAAGTAACTTGGATTAATAAATGAAGAAGAATTTCTTCAAATCTTCTTTACAACCCCAATATTATCAACCAAGAGTGACTAACTAAATCTATGCTAATTTGTAGAttaattaagactaaattaaggaAAGCTTAGAACTTGATTAGAGAATGATTAAAACTTAGCAAAAATATTTCTAGATCTAGGATTGTGTGTGCCAAAAATTATTaaaaggggtatatatagtgttcTCCaatatctataaaatataattaaaaggctaatgtTACATGGCAAATTAAATGTGACATGGCCAACTAAATTGTGACGTGGCatgtgacatggcaaattaatgtgatattattattattattattattattattaacttatatatgtttattaaatacttattattattattattattattattaaattatatatgTTTGTTAAATTTATGATATGATTAATTAAAAAATTAGAAAAGTGATGCTACGAATTCACCTATAAGTTTCATAATTtatctatctatatatctatataatataataaaaaagACAACTTGAGTGTAATTTTTACTCCATATGACATTGGtaacaaatataaaaaaaactTCAATAAGTAGCTTATTTTTTCAATTCCACAATcaaaacttactctcataattaatggtaaaataAATTTAGAAAATTGAATGGAAAAACCTTTTAAAATTCCACAATTTACTTTTTTGAACCATCATGGAATAATTAATTTTTACAATttacaatataattaaaaaggCAACTTGAATGTCATTTTACTCCATATGGCATTGCTAAtacataaaaaaattaaataagtaGCTTATGTTTTCAATTCCACAATcaaaacttactctcataattaatggtaaaataaatttaaaaaattgaATGAAAAACCTTTTAGAATTCCATAATTTACTTTTTAAACCATCatgaaattaatcttttcaattatgtaatttgcttTTCCCATTCATTTTTTTCCTCAATTCCCACTATTTGTCTTTCTATAAGTGCTCTTTTTTATATCATTTATGTTACTACTTTTTTTTAAGGTGATTGATGGTCTTTAACCATTAATTTGTTATCAAGTATATAATGTTGTGTACTTGTGCTATTATACTTTCTTGATCAacctaataaaattgatatttttCTATTCATATGtttaatcatctctaacatatatttttttccttttcatttGATATGTAccattatcaaggcatgtacgaAAAGGAAGCGCTCATGCACCTTCAGATAAATACTAAATAGTATGTTTTCTAAATTATACTTCGTATGTTTTTTTGTTTATAtgtttttttgaaataaattctTTTATAATCTTTATTACTAATTTTTTTCTACATAGGATCATTTACTCAAGTTTAACAAGATTTCGATGAAATTCTTGTACTAACAATAAGGAATTTAACAAAGTTTATGAACCTTTTGGATTTCGATTGTGGGAATATCTTCTGTAGATTTATTTGAAATGAAAGCTCAATTCATATTTTATGGAGTAGAGACCGTTTGAATCATTTCTAATTTTTTTATATCCATatattaaaattattattatgATATTTTGTCAATAGAATGCATGTTACTAGATAATTCTTAGTTCTTTATTTTAGAATATATCAAAATTTACGTGATTCAATCATAGACTTCAATCTAAATTACAAGATTCACACATAAATTTTTATCTAATCATGTTCAACGACTTATTTTGCTCTTAGATAATGTTCAATTATTGGTATGCATGCTACATTCTTCAATTATTTTAGTTTTCCATTATTTTCATATGATAACGTGCATATGTCTTTGATACCTTACCATTAGAAATTTTCTGTCGCGCACACACACATATAAAATGCGTTGTTTGTACCAATTCCTATTTGTCAAGTTTTTAAGACGGGTAGTTACCCATTGTCGTTTGcacaatttattttaaaaatcccgtgaaattttattatatttgaCAAATTATAATGTGACGTGGCAAATTTTAATGCGACATGGATTATTAACCTATACTTCTATAATTAAAAGGCTAAGTAAAAACAATAAATTTAATTCCACATATCACTAGCaattaatttaattccacatAGGATTAGCAATCAATTTACTTTCTATAcattttacttatttatttattttatttactaaTTAACAAGCCAAAAAGATGAGGAGAAAAAGGAATAGCAAAAAAATATGACAAAAAAGAAGAGTAGTTTATTATTCATATTTTACCCAACCTCAACCAATTTCACTTCTAATTACACCGACACCAAAATACCAACTTCATCCCTTTACTACTATATATCTATGATCTATATATATCTATAAAATTTATAAAAGACTACataaaccatttaattttattaatccataaaatattatattattattaattattgttAAAAGGGTAAAGTTAAACAAAGGCTACataaaccatttaattttatttcaaatgacATTTTATAATACATTACTTCGTATGATATTACTATGActatatctatacaatatagttaaaaggcttcTAAAAGCATTACATTTAATTCCATGTGGCATACTCATTAAATTTTATTCTATGTTGCATTTTCACAATTTTTAAATTTGTATTGAGTATTAAATTTACTAAAATTTCTTACAAAAGTGTTATCATATATTTTGTAACATATAAGTTAAAGTAAATCAAAGTAAAAGGCTTTTAAAATCACTAAATTTAATTCCATGTGGCATAATCATTAAATTTTATTCTATGTtgcatttttataatttttaaagtTGTATTGATTATTAAATTTACTAACATTTCTCACAAAAGTGTCATCATATATTTTGTAACATATAAGTTAAAGTAAATAAagggatattatcattattcttaaattaattgtaTGCATTAAATATTTCTTGagttaaaaaaatttcaaaagtgaTGTAATTTATACAAATTCACTtacaaatttcataatttttgtaaCATATAAGTTAAACCAAATCgaaggatattatcattattcttaaattaattttatacatTAAATATTTCATGAGTTGATAAAAAATTCAAAAGTAATGAAATTTATACAAATTCACAAATAAAATTTaacattttatttaaattttttgtaataaaacctgttaatgaattgattaaaATTTCTTTATACTTATTTTTCTAATTTATAAATTTGATGAAGTGTTTGTTGGAAGTGTTGTATTTTTTTCTATAAATTGTTAATACTTTACTTTCCTAAAATTAAAacctttttaattaaaaataaaaataattttgtaGTTCAATAACATTCCTAAAAGTAAAAGTATGACATTTTACTTCAACTACTATTTAAAAACAAGGCAATTAAAAAACTATGACATTTTTCACATTAGTCCAATTTACTTATTATGTGAAAAACTATTCATGCATCTAAAAACAAGGCAATTGAACACCTACaattttcattaacctttttcctAATTAATTTACCTCTTAAGGTCCTCATAATCaattatcttatttaataatactcataactcacaaaataattgaaaatgaaTATGAAAAGATGAGAATCAATGGTTGTattatcttatttaataatactcataactcacaaaataaatgaaaaataaaatgaaaagtttAAAACTAATGGTTGTATAATGGATATAAAACTAATAGTTTCCATTCATAATCCTCCATGTAATATCCATTGATCATAAATTTTCAAATTACATACTATATTTCATGGTTGAATATTATATTTGATTATGGTGAGTATGAACGTATGGTATATAAAAATGAAATTAACATCTCCTATATgaaattgttattgttgttttgtagtttgataaattattttaattttttatgttatCTGTTCTTATGAATCGTTTGATTTATATTGGAATTCATATTTTTCATGTGGGTTAATTTAAATGGCCTACATGTGAAAATATTTTGATTCTTTTGTTAAATGTTCGTCATGTTGATGTTTTCTCTTTGGTCAATTAAACATGTGTATCAACTCTAAAGCATCATCAAAGGCATGTGAATGTAGATATGGTAGAGTCTCGTGCAAGTAGTTTGAAGAAAGAAGATAATCAAAAGGCACAAGACTAAGGTGAAAACTAAAGATAAAACTTAAGGTATAAACTAATAAGTTATTGATGTATCGTTTTATTAGTAGATACAGACAAAAAAATGTACTTAGTGTCAAATGACAATGGATTGTAAAGTTTGTATAACAGATTTTGGATAACTATTTTGTTCATATTAGGGTAATTGTTTTTCACTTTCTCATATTTAATTTCGTAGATCAAACTATTTCTGTTTCAAACACaatgtgtaattattgtcttgtaCTACTATACTATTATATCTTGATTTGTGCAAGAATTTGTTGtacatttagtttaattaaacaTTATTGTTCACTTTTGAGTATTAAGAAGCACGTCTAAATTTTAGTAAGAAAACTTATATTTATCCCGTGCATTGCACGAGTAACAAAACGAATATACAATCAAAAGGCTACctaatcatttaattttaattcacatgacatttttataatccattcattcatattattattattattattttttttttgcaagaaggaTATTCTCATATATTTCCAAAAGTAGGATTACATGAGGTTCTTACAAAGCATAACCACTAAACAACAAAAACGAGAGAGATCCCCTATACATTTAAGGCCTCTAGAATTTCAGTATGTGCAGTAGGAGGTGACTTGTGCAAAAGGAGAACATGAACACAAAGCTTGATGTCCTTGATGAGGCATGGGGCTTGCCTCTCCTTGCCCTCAAATAAACGATAATTGTTTTCCATCCATATGTAATAGGTTGCTGCAGCAATACCACATTTGAACCACTTATTTCTCCAATGTTTCTTAGGTTTGCTGCGGTGACACCAGAGGATAAGGCTTTGAAGCTGCAAGTCTCTAAGATTGAGTCCCATCCAGGAGAGAAGAGAAGAAAGGACAGTCTGGGAGTAAGGACAATTAAAGAACAAATGTCTGTTTGATTCAGCATGCTGCTTACACAGGCAACATCTGTTGGCAATGCTAATCCCTCTTCTGCAAAACTGATCAGCTGTAGCAAGCTTCCTTTGGAGAGCTAATATAAGAGTAAACTTATGCCTGGACTGAAGGAAAGGGTCCTGAACTGCTCTATAACATGCATGAGTAGGGAATTTAGGCCTAAGGAGATTGTAGGCTTTCCCAACAGAGAATTTACCTTTGGTAGTGCAAGTGAGCAACATATCAAGTGCTTTCTGCTTACTGCCACAATGAGTGACCCAAATATCCCTAGCAGTGAGGACATTTCGAAGGCTCTCAGAGTGATATTCATGTATTTGTAAATCCCAGATGGAGGTAGTGGCTAGGAAATAGTGCCTAATCCAGGAAGTCCAGATAGAACCAGTTCCCTGTACAAAATGCCAAAGCCATTTAAGCATGTTAGCTTGATTCCAAATAGCAAGATTCTTGATCTGGAAGCCCCCCTCAGACCAAGGACTACAGATACTAGCCCAATCCTTAAAGATCATTTTCCTTTGCCCTTCCTGGTACCCCCAAAATAATTGATTGCATAATTTTGTAATGGCGGCACAGACATTCTGTGGCAAGAGCAGGCTACCACACCAAAAGTTCTCCAAACCAAAGACCATAGAATTGAGAACTTCAGTTTTAtgttatcttattattattattattattattattattattattattattattattattattattattattattattattattattattattattattattattattattattattattattattattattattaatattattaatattattattaatattaatattattattattattattattattatttattattatttattattatttattattattatttttttgcaGTGAATGCAGGTGGAGCTTCTCATTAATTAATAATCAGGACATTACAAAGACCACTAGAGCCACATATGAAACCTACCAAGTACACTAAGTAGCTGCCTGGACATcaagccaaaacaaaaacaaccaGTTTAGCGACCTACTGAATAGTGATACATCCGAGTAGCAACCAGACAAGAGATTTTGCGAATCAAAGCTTCAAATGGTAGACCTCTATCCTCGAAAATCCGAGCATTTCTTTCTCTCCAAATCACGTAAATGGCCGTCACCAGTAAGCATCTCCTAGTAACCTTCACCTTAGCACATCCTCTATTATACTGCTTAAACCAGTGGAGTAGCAGATGCAATGAGGAGGGAGGAGTAAAGGTACCATTCAACTTGCAAACAGAGCTCCAAACTCGATTAGAGAATCCAATGCGGCCAAACTTTTAGCTGATTGCACTCAGGATGATCAATTGCAGATGGGTATGTTATTTCAGATTCTTAGGCATAGAGAGCCTGCTGTCAGTTGGTATAGGACCATCCACGATGCTGTTGTTCTTCCAAAGCATGCTGTTATTGGTAGCTTGCCAAAACAAGCTTGCAACGGTTGACAACTTAAAACTTCGTGGTTTCTCTTTGGCTAATCGTTgtgatttattattattatttattattattattattattattattattattattattattattattattatacaataACATAAAAATGATATTTTGAGCAATTCCTTTAGTATCAAGTGACATCATCTTACTCTAACTAAGTGATCATGTAAGaacttttataaattttctaacataaatatgcactaaatttTTCATAACCATGAATAATGATCTTGGTAactaaaaagacaaaaaaaaatagaaagataAATATGTACTAATTTTTTCATAACTACATGAGTTAATGATCTTGGTAACTATAAAGACAAAGAATAAAAATTGGTTAAATAAATGACTATGTAAGAACCTTCAAAAACTCTTTAagaaaatatgcattaaatttttCATTACTCCATTATCGTTAATGATCTTGGCAAcaaaaaagacaaaaaataaaaattggttAAACTAACTCATTAAAATGATGTTTACATCAACTCATTATAATTCATTAAAGTTTAATTTCAATAAATATCATTTATCGTTAGCACTACGAGGGTTTATTTAGATCAATTATAACCGATAACTCAAGAGATATATCAATTAAAAGTCATATCATCCAAGATTATAAATAAGACCACAAAAAGAGGGGGGAAGGGGGGGGGGGACTTCCATTCACCTATAACGTTTTATTTGCAtacttttgtttagtcttttacacTCTATTTAATTGGATtctaatttatttttgtttattttcagaGTTACTTACTATGGATCTAAACGTGAATGTCGAGGTATAAAcaattaatattttattctttttACTTTTATTTCACATATACCAAGTATTTTTGTTTCGCTTAAGTAAGTTTAATTTAGTGGTTACAATGCTCGAATATTAAAATGGAATACTAACTTAGGGGTTGTCATTAAGATAAATCAAACCATCATACAAACTTAGGAGTTTTGGCAGTGGCGTATCTAGGATTTGCTCATAGGGGATGCAAAATTATATGCTATGAAAAATGACATATAAATAGAGTATTATAAAGTTGTGTGTCTTTTGAATATTGTAGTCAAAGCTAGTAGATTTCCGAATTATTAGCCTCTAAAAAGAGGAAAAATATGTATTAATTCAAACAAAACTATActaatatattatttaactccCACATCCTAATATGTAAATTATTATCTAAATTAACTTAGTCATAAAGTATACAAACAAATACAACTAACTTTATTTGACTTTTGATAGATTTTGAAATAAGTAGGGTTTTTTATATGGATAAATTAGTTTAAAAAAAAGGTTGAATTTTGGAAACCGGAGGAAGAATGGGATAATAATAACTTATTGATACAAAATGCAGGATTAAAAACATAATGACGGAAAGATACCAAAATGAACAAATTTCAAGAAATACCCCATATTGTTAATATAAATAATTTTCAACTGTACTAACTAAACTATTTAGCCTAGGGAAATCAACAAAAAAAGAGCAAGTGTGTGCATTAGAAGTCTCGAACACTAGACCTCGGTGAAGTTATTTGAGTTTCTATCCGCTGCACCAAGAGAGATTTGTAGTCTATATTTGTTTCTTTCTGTACTTATCAATTATTTTCAGAATTCAGAGGGGATGCAAGCGCACCCACCGCACCCCCCCTAGCTACGCCTATGAGTTTTGGTGTCATTCCTCATTACATAGTTTTGACTtatatcacaaaatttcaaaataccctaACTTTAATATATCTCCAAGTAAAAAAGAAAGTACAGAAAAATCCGAAAAACACTTTCACGAACAATACAccgaaaacaaaacaacaaaaaaaaagtcaaacccgtgattttcacgagTCACAAAACTAGTTTATAGTTAATTAGCattgatttaattcattaatctATAAATAAATATTTACAATATAATTTAAAGGTACCAAAAACGACAAATTTTAACGTAATATGGTAAatctatacaatattataaaaagatAAAACTAAGTATTTCACTAAGCCATGTCTCCTATCAAAAGCCATCTTGAATTTTTATGTGTCACATGcatgtaattaaaaaaaaaaaaaaatttaagttGTACAATAGAATGTAAATGTTAATAAACTTTTTAGATTCCTCTCATCTTTATAGatatattattaattaataattaataattaatagttaataatcttatctttattaattcagaagacaatactcaatcgaGGACGTGCCACCTCATTAATTcagtcttttttttttaaattcatgttatggtgggacccgtaaGTGTGCAAATGAGTATATTTCTTCAGAATTTCGCCAATACAAATATCCTACAAATTCGGTCGTAGAACAAATACTATAaaataatactatgaaataactttatacattccgaataaataaaattaatggcatataagcggtttgaattacaaatcggaataaatgaaaataatactatgaaataattttatacattccgaataattTGATAAAACTATATTTATACATATGCAATAAATTTACTGACAACGAGTCCAAAGCGATAATAGCCCAAGCTTTACACTTTGATTTTATTTGTATACaggttattaattttattttaacaattCGAAATTTTATGATATATACGGCATCTTTGAATTTGTTAGTTAAAAATAAGAAATATTTAATCATCAAAACAAAATACGAAGTATTATTTATCGATCCATGTACTTCATTGTATATGGGCTTACTAGCACACACACTAATTTCACCAATAAATCATATAAACTTTGATATTTTAATGTTACACTAAGCTGTGTTAAAgtagattattaaattatatttctttattcgggatgtaaagttttttatgtatgcaaattttatttacaatagtatattacgttatttcctcttaaaccattacatttgaacacgtatttgaaacaagtgtaaacattaactatgtagatcgctgatttaaaccaactagataattaccatagaaatgcaaaaaaaaaaaaaaatcatccaaaatcattaataccggcccaaatacatacccgtgcaattttgcacgggtttaaaactagttaataATTAATTCACTCTACATACTAATTTAACATCTAATTCCTTTTCTTAAATGATGATTTTTTTTAGCTTTCCTCTCCTTATTTATACTACCTAAACACATTGTCATGTTTTTGTCTACAATTATAATCTCTTGCATTACCACAATGTTTCAATTTCTCTACCTTAAAACACCTTTGagattttatttcatatttaagCTTCCACACTCAATTCAAGATTATTTTTAGTTCATAAAATcctaattgaattaattaattcaatttaGTTTTTATTGTATTTGGCTTTATAATAACTTTATGTAGCCATAATATATTTTTTGTTcgtattttaattataaatcattctaaagaattaaattaatttttcaattttcaatttattattatagttTGATTGACTTTTAGTTTTTTGGCGGGTACTTCTTCATTGAAGCGACATAAAACATTACATCTGACAATTCTTGGAAGATTTATTGCCAAAAGTTTTGTGAATTCTCCCAGATTATCTTTGCTGCAATAATTTTGCACGTAACACCTTTTTTTCCTTAATTTATGGTCAATGGGTCACAAGCCAAATAACTCAAAGTGTGTAAAAGATTATGCGAGTAAGTCAATAAGCTTAGACATTTTTGTCAATATAGTTTAAGGAGATATTTTAGAGTTGTAACTAATATTTTTACAAAGTACAACAATGTTTATTAGGTACACGTAAATATTTGTTACTTGTGTCATTCATAAGATGCATAATTAATTTTGCTCGTTTATACTAATAATTGTTCGAAATTCTAAAGTTATATTCTTTTACTTCACTCCTTCTGTTTTCCATAAATATAACCTGTTGGACCTTCAGTccttattaattgttttgataatgacagtaatgatttgtatgtggacttaatatataaacatatgcgtgtaattgtgtgcttaagttttaatttagaaaggaacaattacaagacgcaagcttgaagtttggaccaaggaggtacaacttcaaatatacttgatcgatgcattcaagcaagatcaag
Encoded here:
- the LOC141602299 gene encoding uncharacterized protein LOC141602299 — protein: MVFGLENFWCGSLLLPQNVCAAITKLCNQLFWGYQEGQRKMIFKDWASICSPWSEGGFQIKNLAIWNQANMLKWLWHFVQGTGSIWTSWIRHYFLATTSIWDLQIHEYHSESLRNVLTARDIWVTHCGSKQKALDMLLTCTTKGKFSVGKAYNLLRPKFPTHACYRAVQDPFLQSRHKFTLILALQRKLATADQFCRRGISIANRCCLCKQHAESNRHLFFNCPYSQTVLSSLLSWMGLNLRDLQLQSLILWCHRSKPKKHWRNKWFKCGIAAATYYIWMENNYRLFEGKERQAPCLIKDIKLCVHVLLLHKSPPTAHTEILEALNV